A window of Flavobacterium branchiarum contains these coding sequences:
- a CDS encoding LacI family DNA-binding transcriptional regulator, with protein sequence MKRKITLKQIAKELDVSISTVSKSLRNSLEIGEDTRLKVQAFAKFYNYKPNNIALSLKNRKTKTIGIIIPEIVHHFFSTVINGVEQVANENGYSVIICLSDDSFDKEVLNMEMLANGSIDGFIMSLSKETQFKGDFHHITEVINQGMPVVMFDRVTNDILCDKVIIDDKSAAYGAVQNLIDKGRKKIALVTTVDYVSVGKLRTDGYTKALLDNDIPFNEDLIIKIEDVDTCEIIISQLLEDRAIDAVFAVNELFAVTIIKTASKMGLRVPEDLAVIAFTDGIISKYSTPTITTVSQSGNKMGNKAAKMLIDRLELETEEGEEEEENYKTEVIETHLIERESTD encoded by the coding sequence ATGAAACGCAAAATAACCCTTAAACAAATCGCTAAGGAGCTTGATGTATCTATTTCTACCGTATCAAAATCATTACGAAACAGCCTAGAAATAGGAGAAGACACTCGATTAAAAGTTCAGGCTTTTGCCAAATTCTACAATTACAAGCCCAACAATATAGCACTCAGTTTAAAGAATCGTAAAACCAAAACTATTGGTATTATAATTCCCGAAATTGTGCATCATTTTTTCTCAACTGTTATTAACGGAGTAGAGCAAGTTGCCAACGAAAACGGATACAGCGTTATCATATGTTTATCTGATGATTCATTTGATAAAGAAGTACTTAATATGGAAATGCTTGCCAACGGAAGTATCGATGGTTTCATCATGTCTCTATCTAAAGAAACTCAATTTAAAGGAGATTTTCACCATATAACCGAGGTCATAAATCAAGGAATGCCAGTTGTAATGTTTGATCGAGTTACCAATGACATTTTATGCGACAAAGTAATTATTGACGACAAATCGGCTGCTTATGGAGCGGTTCAGAATTTAATCGATAAAGGCCGTAAAAAAATAGCCTTAGTTACTACTGTCGATTATGTTAGCGTTGGAAAACTACGAACCGATGGATACACAAAAGCACTACTAGACAACGACATCCCTTTTAACGAAGATCTCATCATAAAGATTGAAGATGTAGATACTTGCGAAATTATCATTAGCCAATTATTAGAAGATCGTGCAATAGATGCTGTTTTTGCTGTTAATGAACTTTTTGCTGTAACTATAATAAAAACCGCTAGTAAAATGGGACTTAGAGTTCCTGAAGACTTAGCCGTTATAGCCTTTACAGACGGAATTATATCTAAATATTCGACTCCAACTATAACAACAGTAAGCCAAAGCGGCAACAAAATGGGAAATAAAGCAGCCAAAATGCTTATAGATCGCTTGGAATTAGAAACCGAAGAAGGCGAAGAGGAAGAAGAAAATTACAAAACAGAAGTTATCGAAACTCACCTTATAGAAAGAGAATCTACAGATTAA
- the pgmB gene encoding beta-phosphoglucomutase: MNTKAFIFDLDGVIVDTAKYHYLAWQKIANALNIDFTHEHNELLKGVSRVRSLDIILELGNIQASQEDKDKWLIQKNEDYLTYLVDMNESEILQGVLPVLEFLKEKKQAIALGSASKNARPILEKTGIISYFDVIVDGNDVTNAKPDPEVFLKAARLLNISPEDSIVFEDSVAGVQAANIGKMTSVGIGSKAVLHEAKYVFEDFTLIDQTFIESLITA; this comes from the coding sequence ATGAATACAAAAGCATTCATATTCGACCTAGACGGTGTAATTGTTGACACTGCTAAATACCATTATTTGGCATGGCAAAAAATTGCAAATGCATTAAACATTGACTTTACACACGAACATAACGAACTTTTAAAAGGAGTAAGTCGTGTACGTTCATTAGATATTATCCTAGAACTAGGAAACATTCAAGCTTCACAAGAAGATAAAGACAAATGGCTTATCCAAAAAAATGAAGACTACCTAACTTATTTGGTAGATATGAATGAAAGCGAAATTCTTCAGGGTGTTTTGCCTGTATTAGAATTTTTAAAAGAAAAAAAGCAAGCTATCGCATTGGGTTCGGCAAGTAAAAATGCACGCCCGATTCTAGAAAAAACAGGAATCATTTCCTACTTCGATGTTATCGTTGATGGTAATGATGTTACAAATGCTAAACCAGATCCAGAAGTTTTCTTAAAAGCAGCTCGACTACTAAACATAAGCCCTGAAGATTCAATCGTTTTTGAAGATTCGGTTGCAGGAGTCCAAGCAGCCAATATCGGAAAAATGACTAGCGTAGGCATAGGTTCTAAAGCTGTCTTGCATGAAGCGAAATACGTCTTTGAGGATTTTACCTTAATAGATCAAACATTCATCGAATCATTAATTACAGCATAA